A portion of the Streptomyces platensis genome contains these proteins:
- a CDS encoding DUF4232 domain-containing protein, giving the protein MSANTTARTVRRRSLRIAVAALTAAAGLTLTACSGSDANTEPAGQSDAGTAVESSGTGSSAKEQGSGAQTESGGKADAKTDAKAGAAAKKPGTNAAGSGGSGSGVDRCHTSGLKAAFATGEDAAPDPNAGGSTTTSVVLTNKGSRTCKIGGFPGVDLKSENGGERWSLTRSSAKHGSITLAPGDSTDFTINVALTKEEEGFYQPAFADITPPNETKSLTIKWPWGTLVDQRSATHPATFVNPIG; this is encoded by the coding sequence ATGAGCGCCAACACCACTGCCCGCACCGTCCGTCGCCGCAGCCTGCGGATCGCCGTGGCGGCCCTGACCGCGGCCGCCGGCCTGACGCTGACCGCCTGCTCCGGCTCGGACGCCAACACGGAGCCCGCGGGCCAGTCGGACGCGGGCACGGCCGTCGAGTCCAGCGGCACGGGCTCCTCGGCCAAGGAGCAGGGCTCCGGCGCTCAGACGGAATCCGGTGGCAAGGCGGACGCCAAGACCGACGCCAAGGCGGGCGCCGCGGCCAAGAAGCCCGGCACGAACGCCGCCGGCAGTGGCGGGTCCGGCTCGGGCGTCGATCGCTGTCACACCTCCGGTCTGAAGGCGGCGTTCGCCACGGGTGAGGACGCGGCCCCGGACCCGAACGCGGGCGGCTCGACGACCACCAGTGTCGTGCTGACCAACAAGGGCAGCCGCACCTGCAAGATCGGCGGCTTCCCGGGCGTGGACCTCAAGTCCGAGAACGGCGGCGAGCGCTGGTCGCTGACCCGCTCGTCGGCCAAGCACGGCTCGATCACCCTGGCGCCCGGCGACAGCACCGACTTCACCATCAACGTCGCCCTGACCAAGGAAGAAGAGGGCTTCTACCAGCCCGCCTTCGCGGACATCACGCCGCCCAACGAGACCAAGTCGCTCACCATCAAGTGGCCCTGGGGCACGCTCGTCGACCAGCGCAGCGCCACCCACCCGGCCACTTTCGTGAACCCCATCGGCTGA
- a CDS encoding MBL fold metallo-hydrolase, whose amino-acid sequence MAARIDHLVTSGTFSLDGGTWDVDNNVWIVGDDDEAIVIDAAHDADAIVEALGGRTLRAIICTHGHNDHIDAAPALASRTGARIHLHPADLPLWQMTHPDTPPDAELADGQVLTIAGTDLTVLHTPGHAPGGVCLHAPDLGTVFTGDTLFQGGPGATGRSFSDFPTIVASIRDRLLTLPPETEVRTGHGDPTTIGAEAPHLEEWIKRGH is encoded by the coding sequence ATGGCGGCCCGCATCGACCACCTCGTCACCTCCGGCACCTTCTCCCTCGACGGCGGCACCTGGGACGTCGACAACAACGTCTGGATCGTCGGCGACGACGACGAGGCGATCGTCATCGACGCCGCCCATGACGCCGACGCCATCGTCGAGGCCCTCGGCGGCCGGACGCTGCGCGCCATCATCTGCACCCATGGGCACAACGACCACATCGACGCCGCCCCGGCGCTCGCCTCCCGCACCGGCGCCCGGATCCATCTGCACCCCGCCGACCTGCCGTTGTGGCAGATGACCCACCCGGACACCCCACCGGACGCGGAGCTGGCGGACGGCCAGGTGCTGACCATCGCCGGTACGGACCTGACCGTGCTGCACACCCCGGGCCACGCCCCCGGCGGGGTCTGCCTCCACGCGCCCGACCTGGGCACCGTCTTCACCGGCGACACCCTCTTCCAGGGTGGCCCCGGCGCCACCGGCCGGTCCTTCTCGGACTTCCCGACGATCGTCGCCTCGATCCGGGACCGGCTGCTGACCCTGCCCCCGGAGACGGAGGTCCGCACCGGACACGGCGATCCGACGACCATCGGGGCGGAGGCCCCGCACCTGGAGGAGTGGATCAAACGGGGCCACTAG
- a CDS encoding enolase C-terminal domain-like protein — protein sequence MTDARHGLTITEVRLTPVLVADPPLLNTQGVHQPYTPRLIIEVATEGGATGLGETYGDTAYLALAQPLAGALTGRSVTDLNGLPELAAEVCGDPPAATGAGAVHVGGLRGVRTAGKLRLSVLSGFEVACLDAWGRTTGLPVHALLGGKVRDRVEFSAYLFYRWAQHPGGRGEPDDWGAALDPAGVVAQARRFADTHGFTSFKLKGGVFPPDEEIAAVRALAAEFPGRPLRLDPNGAWSVPTSCRVADELAGVLEYLEDPTSGTAGMAEVAAALRGARPGASGRAGLPLATNMCVTTFDEIAEAFARDAVQIVLADHHYWGGLRHTRELAAVCRTFGVGLSMHSNTHLGITLAAMTQVAATVPHLDHACDSHYPWQTEDVLTERIGFRDGRVDVSDAPGLGITLDRDRLAALHRRWLADDGGLRDRDDAAAMRHADPGWVTPATPRW from the coding sequence ATGACCGATGCCCGGCACGGCCTCACCATCACCGAGGTCCGGCTCACCCCGGTCCTGGTGGCCGATCCGCCGCTGCTGAACACGCAGGGCGTCCACCAGCCGTACACTCCACGGCTGATCATCGAGGTGGCCACCGAGGGCGGCGCCACCGGGCTCGGCGAGACCTACGGGGACACCGCTTACCTGGCCCTGGCCCAGCCGCTGGCCGGTGCGCTGACCGGCCGGTCGGTCACGGATCTGAACGGACTGCCCGAGCTGGCCGCCGAGGTGTGCGGCGACCCGCCGGCCGCGACCGGCGCCGGTGCCGTGCACGTCGGCGGGCTCCGCGGCGTGCGGACCGCCGGAAAACTGCGGCTCTCCGTCCTCTCCGGCTTCGAGGTCGCCTGCCTGGACGCCTGGGGCCGGACCACCGGACTCCCCGTACACGCCCTGCTCGGCGGCAAGGTCCGCGACCGCGTGGAGTTCAGCGCCTACCTCTTCTACCGCTGGGCCCAACACCCCGGCGGCCGCGGCGAACCCGACGACTGGGGCGCGGCGCTCGACCCCGCCGGTGTCGTCGCCCAGGCCCGCCGGTTCGCCGACACCCACGGCTTCACCTCCTTCAAACTCAAGGGCGGCGTCTTCCCGCCCGACGAGGAGATCGCCGCGGTCCGGGCGCTGGCCGCCGAGTTCCCCGGGCGGCCGCTGCGCCTGGACCCCAACGGCGCCTGGAGCGTGCCGACTTCCTGCCGGGTAGCGGACGAGCTGGCGGGCGTCCTGGAGTATCTGGAGGACCCGACGAGCGGCACGGCAGGGATGGCGGAGGTGGCGGCCGCCCTGCGCGGGGCGCGGCCGGGCGCCTCCGGACGGGCGGGCCTCCCGCTGGCCACGAACATGTGCGTGACGACCTTCGACGAGATCGCCGAGGCGTTCGCCCGGGACGCCGTCCAGATCGTGCTCGCCGACCACCACTACTGGGGCGGGTTGCGTCACACCCGGGAACTCGCCGCCGTCTGCCGCACCTTCGGCGTCGGCCTGTCCATGCACTCCAACACCCACCTGGGCATCACCCTCGCCGCGATGACCCAGGTCGCGGCGACCGTGCCGCACCTCGACCACGCCTGCGACAGCCACTACCCCTGGCAGACCGAGGACGTCCTCACCGAGCGGATCGGCTTCCGCGACGGCCGGGTGGACGTCAGCGACGCCCCCGGCCTCGGCATCACCCTCGACCGCGACCGGCTCGCCGCACTGCACCGCCGCTGGCTGGCCGACGACGGCGGACTGCGCGACCGCGATGACGCCGCCGCCATGCGGCACGCGGACCCCGGCTGGGTCACCCCCGCCACTCCGCGCTGGTGA
- a CDS encoding histidine triad nucleotide-binding protein has protein sequence MAGEPQADCLFCKIVAREVPATIVRETETTVAFRDINPQAPTHVLIIPKVHYQDAAALAAAEPQIIADILRESREVAAEEKVEDRGYRVVFNTGAGAGQTVFHAHLHVLGGRGLQWPPG, from the coding sequence GTGGCGGGAGAACCGCAGGCCGACTGCCTGTTCTGCAAGATCGTGGCGAGGGAGGTGCCGGCGACCATCGTCCGGGAGACGGAGACCACGGTCGCCTTCCGCGACATCAACCCCCAGGCGCCGACCCATGTCCTGATCATCCCCAAGGTGCACTACCAGGACGCCGCGGCCCTCGCCGCCGCCGAGCCGCAGATCATCGCCGACATACTGCGGGAATCCCGGGAGGTCGCCGCCGAGGAGAAGGTGGAGGACCGGGGCTACCGGGTCGTCTTCAACACCGGCGCGGGCGCGGGCCAGACCGTCTTCCACGCCCACCTGCACGTGCTCGGCGGCCGCGGCCTCCAGTGGCCTCCCGGATAG
- a CDS encoding 6-phospho-beta-glucosidase, whose amino-acid sequence MRLTILGGGGFRVPLVYRALLDDPGRAVSEVVLHDTDPRRVAVIAEVLARLAQGHPAPVPVRVAEGLDEALAGAGFVFSAIRVGGTAGRVRDERIPLSEGVLGQETVGAGGVLYGLRTIPVALHIAERVAALAPEAWVINFTNPAGMVTEAMSQVLGDRVIGICDSPVGLVRRAARAAGADPDRAGYDYVGLNHLGWLRSLTLDGTDLLPGLLADEDALGSFEEGRLFGGDWLRTLGALPNEYLHYYYFRRETLDSVRDTRETRGEFLDQQQGGFFERAAAAGGPDAVYALWERTRLEREETYMAHSREASGGWQRDSHDLEGGGYDRVALALMHGILGGSGTRLILNVRNGTTVPQLAPDAIVETVCEVTAQGARPLPCAPLREDQLGLMLQVKAVERATVEAALFKDRTAALRALALHPLVDSPTVAARILRRAAGEG is encoded by the coding sequence ATGAGGCTCACGATTCTGGGCGGGGGCGGTTTCCGGGTGCCGCTGGTCTACCGCGCCCTGCTGGACGACCCGGGGCGCGCCGTCTCCGAGGTGGTGCTGCACGACACCGATCCGCGCCGGGTGGCGGTGATCGCCGAGGTCCTGGCGCGGCTGGCGCAGGGGCATCCGGCGCCGGTGCCCGTACGGGTCGCGGAGGGCCTGGACGAGGCGCTGGCCGGCGCCGGCTTCGTCTTCTCGGCGATCCGGGTGGGCGGCACGGCGGGCCGGGTGCGGGACGAACGCATCCCGCTGTCCGAGGGCGTGCTCGGCCAGGAGACGGTCGGCGCGGGCGGTGTCCTCTACGGCCTGCGGACGATCCCGGTGGCGCTGCACATCGCCGAGCGGGTCGCGGCGCTCGCCCCGGAGGCCTGGGTCATCAACTTCACCAACCCCGCGGGCATGGTCACCGAGGCGATGTCCCAGGTGCTCGGCGACCGCGTCATCGGGATCTGCGATTCGCCGGTGGGGCTGGTGCGCCGCGCGGCGCGGGCGGCCGGTGCGGACCCGGACCGGGCCGGTTACGACTATGTGGGGCTCAACCACCTCGGCTGGCTGCGCTCGTTGACGCTGGACGGCACGGATCTGCTGCCGGGGCTGCTCGCCGACGAGGACGCGCTGGGCTCCTTCGAGGAGGGCAGGCTTTTCGGCGGGGACTGGCTGCGGACCCTGGGCGCGCTCCCGAACGAGTATCTGCACTACTACTACTTCCGCCGCGAGACCCTCGACTCCGTACGGGACACCCGGGAGACCCGCGGCGAGTTCCTCGACCAGCAGCAGGGCGGCTTCTTCGAGCGGGCCGCGGCGGCCGGCGGCCCGGACGCGGTGTACGCCCTGTGGGAGCGGACCCGGCTGGAGCGCGAGGAGACGTATATGGCGCACAGCCGGGAGGCCAGTGGCGGCTGGCAGCGCGACAGCCACGATCTGGAGGGCGGCGGCTACGACCGGGTGGCGCTGGCGCTGATGCACGGCATTCTGGGCGGCAGCGGCACCCGGCTGATCCTCAATGTCCGCAACGGGACGACCGTGCCGCAGCTGGCGCCGGACGCGATCGTGGAGACGGTGTGCGAGGTGACCGCACAGGGCGCCCGGCCACTGCCCTGCGCACCGCTGCGAGAGGACCAGTTGGGCCTGATGTTGCAGGTCAAGGCGGTGGAACGGGCAACCGTGGAGGCCGCCCTGTTCAAGGACCGGACCGCGGCACTACGGGCCCTGGCCCTGCACCCGCTGGTGGACTCCCCGACGGTGGCCGCCCGCATCCTGCGGCGGGCGGCCGGGGAGGGATAG
- a CDS encoding OsmC family protein, whose protein sequence is MATTRTAKTHWEGNLLEGKGTVALESSKVGTYDVNWPARAEQPNGVTSPEELIAAAHSSCYSMAFSHGLAGKGYTVEALDTQADVTFQPGEGITGIALTVKARVPGLSEEDFQAAAQDAKANCPVSQALAGVKNITLAAELI, encoded by the coding sequence ATGGCAACCACGCGCACCGCCAAGACCCACTGGGAAGGCAACCTCCTGGAGGGCAAGGGCACCGTCGCCCTGGAGTCCTCCAAGGTCGGTACGTACGACGTGAACTGGCCCGCCCGCGCGGAGCAGCCCAACGGCGTCACCAGCCCCGAGGAGCTGATCGCGGCGGCCCACTCCTCCTGCTACTCGATGGCCTTCTCGCACGGCCTGGCCGGCAAGGGGTACACCGTCGAGGCCCTGGACACCCAGGCCGATGTCACCTTCCAGCCCGGCGAGGGCATCACCGGCATCGCCCTGACCGTCAAGGCGCGCGTCCCCGGCCTGTCCGAGGAGGACTTCCAGGCGGCGGCCCAGGACGCCAAGGCCAACTGCCCGGTGAGCCAGGCGCTGGCGGGCGTCAAGAACATCACGCTGGCGGCCGAGCTGATCTGA
- a CDS encoding ribonuclease Z, which translates to MSVRELVVLGTASQVPTRHRNHNGYLLRWDGQGLLFDPGEGTQRQMLRAGVAAHDLNRICITHFHGDHSLGLAGVIQRINLDRVPHPVTAHYPASGQHFFDRLRYATAYRETVRLVQRPVAVDGELERSPAYVLEARKLSHPVESYGYRLVEPDTRRMLPDRLAEHGIAGPDVGRLKQLGELNGVTLDEVSEWRRGQRFAFVMDTRLCPGVHALAEGADMLVIESTFLDEDVQLAVDHGHLTAGQAAEVAAQAGVRHLVLTHFSQRYDDPTEFERQARAAGYSGELTIARDLSRVPLPKRS; encoded by the coding sequence GTGTCCGTACGTGAATTGGTGGTCCTCGGCACCGCCAGCCAGGTCCCCACCCGGCACCGCAACCACAACGGCTATCTGCTGCGCTGGGACGGCCAGGGGCTGCTCTTCGACCCCGGCGAGGGCACCCAGCGCCAGATGCTGCGGGCCGGGGTCGCCGCGCACGACCTGAACCGGATCTGCATCACGCACTTCCACGGTGACCACTCGCTCGGCCTGGCCGGTGTGATCCAGCGGATCAACCTCGACCGGGTGCCGCACCCGGTCACCGCCCACTACCCGGCCAGCGGGCAGCACTTCTTCGACCGGCTGCGCTATGCCACCGCCTACCGGGAGACGGTCCGGCTGGTCCAGCGGCCGGTCGCCGTCGACGGTGAGCTGGAGCGCTCGCCGGCGTACGTCCTGGAGGCGCGCAAGCTCTCCCACCCGGTCGAGTCGTACGGCTACCGCCTCGTCGAACCGGACACCCGCAGGATGCTGCCGGACCGGCTGGCGGAGCACGGTATCGCCGGGCCGGACGTCGGGCGGCTCAAGCAGCTCGGCGAGCTGAACGGCGTCACCCTCGACGAGGTGAGCGAGTGGCGGCGGGGCCAGCGGTTCGCGTTCGTCATGGACACCCGGCTGTGCCCCGGCGTCCATGCGCTCGCCGAGGGGGCGGACATGCTCGTCATCGAGTCGACGTTCCTGGATGAGGACGTCCAGCTGGCCGTGGACCACGGTCATCTGACCGCCGGGCAGGCCGCGGAGGTGGCCGCACAGGCCGGCGTGCGGCATCTCGTGCTGACGCACTTCTCGCAGCGCTACGACGACCCCACGGAGTTCGAGCGGCAGGCCCGCGCGGCGGGGTACAGCGGCGAACTGACCATCGCCCGGGACCTGTCGCGGGTGCCGCTGCCCAAGCGGAGCTGA
- a CDS encoding S-(hydroxymethyl)mycothiol dehydrogenase, giving the protein MAQEVRGVIAPGKNEPVRLETILVPDPGPGEAVVKIRTCGVCHTDLHYKQGGINDDFPFLLGHEAAGVVESVGSGVTDVAPGDFVILNWRAVCGQCRACLRGRPQYCFDTHNARQKMTLKDGTELSPALGIGAFADKTLVAAGQCTKVNPEIAPAAAGLLGCGVMAGMGAALNTGGVARGDAVAVIGCGGVGDAAVMGARLAGAAKIIAVDIDDRKLETARSMGATHTVNSRSSDPVEAIRELTGGFGADVVIEAVGNPETYRQAFYARDLAGTVVLVGVPTPEMTLELPLLDIFGRGGALKSSWYGDCLPSRDFPMLVDLHLQGRIDLGAFVTETIGIEDVEQAFARMHAGDVLRSVVTL; this is encoded by the coding sequence ATGGCACAGGAAGTGCGCGGCGTGATTGCGCCGGGGAAGAACGAACCGGTCCGGCTGGAGACCATCCTGGTGCCGGACCCGGGTCCCGGCGAGGCCGTGGTGAAGATCCGGACGTGCGGGGTGTGCCACACCGATCTGCACTACAAGCAGGGCGGCATCAACGACGACTTCCCGTTCCTGCTCGGGCACGAGGCGGCCGGCGTGGTGGAGTCGGTCGGCTCCGGCGTCACCGATGTGGCGCCCGGCGATTTCGTCATCCTCAACTGGCGGGCGGTGTGCGGCCAGTGCCGGGCGTGTCTGCGCGGCCGCCCCCAGTACTGCTTCGACACCCACAACGCCCGGCAGAAGATGACGCTGAAGGACGGCACGGAGCTGAGCCCCGCGCTGGGCATCGGCGCCTTCGCCGACAAGACGCTGGTCGCCGCCGGACAGTGCACCAAGGTCAACCCCGAGATCGCGCCCGCGGCGGCCGGTCTGCTGGGCTGCGGCGTGATGGCGGGCATGGGCGCCGCGCTCAACACCGGCGGCGTCGCCCGCGGCGACGCGGTCGCGGTCATCGGCTGCGGCGGGGTCGGCGACGCGGCCGTGATGGGCGCCAGGCTGGCCGGCGCGGCCAAGATCATCGCGGTGGACATCGACGACCGCAAGCTGGAGACCGCCCGCTCCATGGGCGCCACCCATACCGTCAACTCCCGCTCCAGCGACCCCGTCGAGGCGATCCGCGAGCTGACCGGCGGCTTCGGCGCGGACGTCGTCATCGAGGCGGTCGGCAACCCGGAGACCTACCGGCAGGCGTTCTACGCCCGTGACCTGGCCGGAACCGTCGTCCTGGTGGGCGTCCCCACCCCGGAGATGACCCTGGAACTCCCCCTCCTGGACATCTTCGGCCGCGGCGGCGCCCTCAAGTCCTCCTGGTACGGCGACTGTCTGCCCTCCCGCGACTTCCCGATGCTGGTCGATCTGCATCTCCAGGGCCGGATCGACCTGGGGGCGTTCGTCACCGAGACCATCGGCATCGAGGACGTCGAGCAGGCCTTCGCGCGGATGCACGCGGGCGACGTCCTGCGTTCGGTGGTGACCCTCTGA
- a CDS encoding HAD family acid phosphatase, translating into MPRTARFRPALSRRARLGATTVAALVAGTAVFGIGQATAEHSVPRTDKEIPNLTQVQDKIKAYYGDTVTADGEHYASPRSNYAHQVRGIEAKARTYLSKALARHDRTGKAKPAIVLDIDDTTLLTYNYELQVGFHFTEESQDKYLAHTDMDPVFGMDRLVNWAHDKGAEVFFLTGRKEAQRAWSVRNLKNVGYGMPLDRRHVYLKDKEHPPAYLPCGSTCTTIEYKSGTRKHIESLGFNIVASFGDQYSDLRGGAADRTFKMPNPMYYLP; encoded by the coding sequence ATGCCCCGTACCGCCCGTTTCCGCCCCGCCCTCTCCCGCAGGGCCCGCCTCGGCGCCACCACGGTCGCCGCCCTCGTCGCCGGCACCGCCGTCTTCGGCATCGGCCAGGCCACCGCCGAACACTCCGTACCGCGCACCGACAAGGAGATCCCGAACCTCACGCAGGTGCAGGACAAGATCAAGGCGTACTACGGCGACACGGTGACGGCGGACGGCGAGCACTACGCCTCCCCGCGCAGCAACTACGCACATCAGGTCCGCGGCATCGAGGCCAAGGCCCGCACCTATCTGTCGAAGGCCCTCGCGCGGCACGACCGGACGGGCAAGGCCAAGCCGGCCATCGTGCTCGACATCGACGACACCACCCTGCTCACCTACAACTACGAGCTCCAGGTCGGCTTCCACTTCACCGAGGAGAGCCAGGACAAGTACCTGGCCCACACCGACATGGACCCGGTCTTCGGCATGGACCGGCTGGTCAACTGGGCGCACGACAAGGGCGCCGAGGTCTTCTTCCTCACCGGCCGCAAGGAGGCGCAGCGCGCCTGGAGCGTCCGCAACCTCAAGAACGTCGGTTACGGCATGCCTCTGGACCGGCGGCACGTCTACCTGAAGGACAAGGAGCACCCGCCGGCCTACCTGCCCTGCGGCTCCACCTGCACGACGATCGAGTACAAGTCGGGCACCCGCAAGCACATCGAGTCCCTCGGCTTCAACATCGTCGCCAGCTTCGGGGACCAGTACAGCGATCTGCGCGGCGGTGCCGCGGACCGGACGTTCAAGATGCCCAACCCGATGTACTACCTGCCGTAG
- a CDS encoding carbohydrate kinase family protein: MSSRRDDLPPAGAAAVPAALDPLAGVRADGDPRTDVYLTGSVFLDIIFTGLDSAPVRGTESWARGMGSSPGGVANMATALARLGLRTSLAAAFGDDHYGEYCWEALEQGEGIDLALSRTVPGWHSPVTVSMAYEGERTMVSHGHEAPPPDFAFDGKHAPGCPPPSRACIASLVPGRREAWLGCAAGRGSRIFADVGWDDSGRWDPADLADLEHCEAFLPNAEEAMRYTRTDCPRAAARKLADRVPLAVVTLGSQGAYAVDGRTGESAEVPAIAVEALDPTGAGDVFVAGFVTGTLADWPLTDRLAFAGLSAALSVQEFGGSLSAPGWAEIAAWWQQVRAYEAGAPGVLRRQYAFLDEVLPAAYRPAPLARAVPTIGFRPPA, translated from the coding sequence GTGAGCAGCCGACGCGATGACCTTCCGCCCGCGGGCGCGGCCGCCGTGCCCGCGGCCCTCGACCCGCTGGCCGGTGTGCGCGCCGACGGCGATCCGCGCACCGACGTCTACCTCACCGGCTCGGTCTTCCTGGACATCATCTTCACCGGTCTGGACTCCGCCCCGGTCCGCGGCACCGAGTCCTGGGCCCGCGGGATGGGCTCCAGCCCCGGCGGCGTCGCCAACATGGCCACCGCCCTGGCCCGGCTCGGGCTGCGCACCTCGCTCGCCGCGGCCTTCGGCGACGACCACTACGGCGAGTACTGCTGGGAGGCGCTCGAACAGGGCGAGGGCATCGACCTGGCCTTGTCCCGCACCGTCCCCGGCTGGCACTCCCCGGTCACCGTCTCCATGGCGTACGAGGGCGAGCGCACGATGGTCTCGCACGGCCACGAGGCGCCGCCGCCCGATTTCGCCTTCGACGGCAAGCACGCCCCCGGCTGCCCGCCGCCGTCCCGCGCCTGCATCGCCTCGCTGGTCCCGGGCCGGCGGGAGGCCTGGCTGGGCTGCGCGGCGGGCCGCGGCAGCCGCATCTTCGCGGACGTGGGCTGGGACGACAGCGGCCGCTGGGACCCCGCCGACCTCGCCGACCTGGAGCACTGCGAGGCGTTCCTGCCCAACGCCGAGGAGGCGATGCGCTACACCCGGACGGACTGCCCGCGCGCCGCCGCCCGCAAGCTCGCCGACCGGGTGCCGCTCGCGGTGGTCACGCTGGGTTCGCAGGGCGCCTACGCGGTGGACGGCCGGACCGGCGAGAGCGCCGAGGTGCCCGCGATCGCCGTGGAGGCGCTGGACCCGACCGGCGCCGGCGATGTCTTCGTCGCCGGATTCGTCACCGGCACCCTCGCCGACTGGCCGCTCACCGACCGGCTCGCCTTCGCGGGGCTGTCCGCCGCGCTGTCCGTGCAGGAATTCGGCGGTTCGCTGTCCGCGCCGGGCTGGGCGGAGATCGCCGCCTGGTGGCAGCAGGTGCGGGCCTATGAGGCGGGCGCACCGGGCGTGCTGCGCCGCCAGTACGCCTTCCTGGACGAGGTGCTGCCCGCGGCCTACCGGCCCGCGCCGCTGGCCCGCGCCGTCCCCACCATCGGCTTCCGCCCCCCGGCCTGA
- a CDS encoding 16S rRNA (uracil(1498)-N(3))-methyltransferase, with amino-acid sequence MTAPVFLVESLAGVRAGGTLMLDGPEGRHAVSVRRLRTGEEVVLTDGHGTGAYGTVAAVEGKDRLTVAVTALRTEDPPSPTITVVQALPKGDRGELAVETMTETGVDAIVPWPAARCVTQWKGERAAKALGKWRATAREAGKQSRRLTFPEVADPLTTKQVAALLADADFAAVLHEEGSAPLATAELPAEGRIVLVVGPEGGVSPEELTAFAEAGARPYRLGASVLRTSTAGTAAVALLLGRTGRWA; translated from the coding sequence ATGACCGCGCCGGTCTTCCTCGTCGAGTCCCTCGCGGGCGTACGGGCCGGCGGCACCCTGATGCTGGACGGTCCGGAGGGCCGGCACGCGGTGTCGGTGCGCCGGCTGCGGACCGGCGAGGAGGTCGTCCTGACGGACGGTCACGGCACCGGCGCCTACGGCACGGTCGCCGCCGTCGAGGGCAAGGACCGGCTCACCGTCGCGGTCACCGCACTGCGCACCGAGGACCCGCCGAGCCCCACGATCACCGTCGTCCAGGCGCTCCCCAAGGGCGACCGCGGGGAGCTGGCCGTCGAGACGATGACCGAGACCGGGGTGGACGCCATCGTGCCCTGGCCGGCGGCGCGTTGCGTCACCCAGTGGAAGGGCGAGCGGGCCGCCAAGGCGCTGGGCAAATGGCGGGCCACCGCCCGCGAGGCCGGCAAGCAGTCGCGCCGGCTGACCTTCCCCGAGGTCGCCGACCCGCTGACGACCAAGCAGGTGGCCGCGCTGCTCGCCGACGCCGACTTCGCGGCCGTCCTCCACGAGGAGGGCAGCGCGCCGCTCGCCACCGCCGAACTCCCCGCCGAGGGCCGGATCGTGCTCGTCGTCGGCCCGGAAGGGGGTGTCTCCCCGGAGGAGCTCACCGCCTTCGCCGAGGCGGGCGCCAGGCCCTACCGGCTGGGGGCGAGCGTGCTGCGCACCTCTACGGCCGGGACGGCGGCCGTCGCGCTGCTGTTGGGGCGTACGGGGCGGTGGGCCTGA